In the Bos mutus isolate GX-2022 chromosome 15, NWIPB_WYAK_1.1, whole genome shotgun sequence genome, AGTAATAAACTCATGATTACTCATTAACTTTTTTAGGTGAAAagacttcttgattttttttacatttgtgtaTTACTCTTTTGATCTCATGTGACTggtataatatacatatgtagGCATTTTTCCAACATATTCTAATATATACCTTATTAATGTATGACTATGAAATGTGTTCTTTATTAGGTCTGTACAGTACCTAAAATACAATTAACAATACAAAGTGGGTTTATTTCTCATGTTGCTCTCAGGATTAAACTCTATACACAATTTCATTTCCTGCCAATatacaattattaatatattaatcagATTAGGTGATGTTATGCTCTAACAAATTAACCCTGGAAACTCAGTGTGGCTGAACACAACACATGTTTCTCTCTCATTTCCAGTATATTTCTGGTATATTCTCTGTTCTCTATATTCCCTCAAATTGCAGGCTAACAGGAGACACCACTATCTTATTGTATTATatttaatcagttcagtcactcagtcatgtcctattctttgagacttcatggactgcagcatgccaggcttccctgttcatcaccaattccaggagcttgttcaaactaatgttcatccagtcggtgatgccatccaaccatctcatcctctgtcatccccttctcctcccacctccaatctttcccaacatcagagtcctttccaatgagtcagttcttcacatcaggtggccaaagtattggagtttcagcttcagcatcagtccttccaatgaatattcaggactgacctcctttagaatggactggttggatctccttgcagtccaaggaactctcaagagtcttctccaacaccacaatgcaaaagcatcaattcttcagtactcagctttccttatagtccaactctcacaaccatacgtgactactggaaaaaccatagccttgactagatggacctttatcagcaaagtaatgtctctgcttttaaatatggtgtctgggttggtcatagcttttcttccaaggagcaagcatcttttaatttcatggctacagtcaccatctgcagtgattttggagtccaggaaaatagtctgtcactgtttccattgtttccccatctatttgccatgaagcgatgggaccagatgccatgatcttagttttctgaatgttgagctttaaggcaactttttcactctcctctttcaatttcatcaagaggctttttagttcctcttcactttctgccataagggtggtgtcatctgcatatctgaggttattgacatttcttctggtgatcttgattctagcttgtgctcatccagcctgcatttcacatgatgtactctgcatataagttaaataagcagggtgacaatatacagccttgatgtactcttttcccaatttggaaccagtctgttgttccacgtttgagcattctttggcattgcctttctttgggattggaatgaaaactgaccttttccagtccttgtggccactgctgagttttccaaatttgcttgcatattgagtgtagcactttcacagcatcatcttttaggatttgaaatagctcaactggaattccatcacctccactatctttgttcgtagtgatgcttccttcacttcaaagtgaagtgaagcccacttcactttgcattccaggatgtctggctctaggtaagtgatcacaccatcgtggttatctgggtcttgaagatcttttttgtatagtccctctgtgtattcttgccacctcttcttaataacttctgcttctgttaggtccataccatttttgtcctttattgtgcccatctttgcatgaaatgttcccttggtatctctaattttcttggagagatctctagtctttcccattctattgttttcctcaatttctttgcattgatcactgaggaaggctttcttatctctccttgcaattctttggaactctgcattcagatgggtatagctttccttttctcctttgcctttagctttttttcacagctatttgtaaggcctcctcagacaattattttgcctttttgcatttctttttcttggggatggtcttgatccttgcctcctgtacaatgtcacaaacttccatccatagtttttcaggcactctatcagatctaatcccttgaatctatttctcacttcctctatataatcataaggaatttgatttatatcatacctgaatggtacaGTGAATTTCCGTACTTTCattataagtctgaatttggcaataaggggttcatgatctgaggccaCAGTtagcttcaggtcttgtttttgctgactgtatagagcttctccatctttggctgcaaagaatataatcaatctgattttggtatcgaccatctggtgatgttcatgtgtagagtcatcgcgtgttgttggaagagtgtgtttgctatgagtagtgcattctcttggcaaactctgctaggctttgtcctgcttcattttttttcccaaggccaaacttgtctgttactccaggtatctctggacttcctacttttgcatttcagtcccctataatgaaaagaacatcttttttgggtgttagtctggaaggtcttgtaggcctttatagaatggttcaacttcagcttcttaagcattTGTGACTGGgctatagacttggattactatgatattgaatggtttgccttggaaacaaacaacaatctttctgtcatttttgagattgcccccaagtactgcatttcagactcttgttgactatgaagccttctccatttcttctaagggattcttgcccacagtagtagatataatgatcagcTGAATTACATTAACCCATCCCAGACCATTTTATttactgattgctaaaatgtcgatgttcacttttgccatctccttttgaccacttctaatttgccttgattcatggacctaacattccatgttcctatgcaatagtgttcttcacagcattggacttcactttcatcaccagtcaaaTCCACAAGTGggagttgtttttgctttggctccatctcttcattctggagttattcctccaccaatctccagtagcatattgggcacctactaacctggggagttcatctttcagtgtcctatctttttgccttttcatactgttcatggggttctcaaggcaggaatactgaagtggtttgctatttccatctccagtcgaccacattttgtcataactctccaccatgacccatccatcttgggtggccctacacatcttgggtggctcatagtttcattgagttagacaattcTGTCGTCCATgtaatcagtttgattagttttatgTTATTGCGGTTTTCTGAGGATTCTGTCTGTCTTCTGAGGGATAAGGAtaggaggcttatggaagcttccttatGGGAGAGACTGTGGGGGAGACTggttcttgttctgatgggcagggctatgCTCAAtacatctttaatccaattttctgttgatgggcagggttgtgttccctccctgttatttgacctgagaccaaaccaTGGCAGAGGTAATGaagttaatggtgacctccttcaaaatgtaTTATGCTAATATATTTCTTAATGAAAGAGAGAGACTGACCCACTGGTAATTTAATTTGATTCAGAAGAGAGACAGGGCATTTCCTTCCATCATGCATTGGCATGTACTGTTCACAGTCTCACCTGTGTTGGGGCTGGAGAGTGACCAATGTGACCAAGAAACAGATATTATTTAAACAATATTACATTCTATTAATTATACTATAAtataattgtaataaaaatatgGATATAGTTAAATACTAGCAAAGTGATTATGTTTCACCTCTGACTCTCATCAAATTTCCAAACATCATTGCTTTGATCAAATGATACAAATGTGAGTGCCCAGTGTGTTCTGATCTGAGCCACTGGTACTTTGTGAGTATCTTTGGACTAAGATAGTGTACATTAATATCGTCAAATCATgaataatgtaaatatatttggGAACATTTTGTAAAGTATTAGCATTAGGCTAAATTGAGATCAATGTTCTAACTTTTTTGATAGGTTGTCTGGTAAAGTAAATATGTGAATTATGAGATCATTCCATTTAATTTAATATCCActgattttcatttcaaaaggCATCATTCCAAGTAAGATGGAGATTGGAAACCACACAATGGTGACAGAATTCGTTATTTTGGGGTTAACAGACCATCCTACACTTTGCTCcatcttctttttggtttttctaGGAATCTATGTTGCTACCATATTGGGCAATATCAGCATCATCACATTAATTCACAGAAGCCCTCAGCTTCACACCCCAATGTATCTATTCCTCAGCCATCTGGCCTTTGTGGACATTGGTTACTCCTCATCAGTCACACCTATTATGATTGTGAGTTTCCTAGAAGTAAGAACTACTATCCCAGTTGCTGGCTGTATAGTTCAGCTTGGCTCTGATGTTATCTTTGGAACAGCTGAGTGCTTCCTTTTGGCTGCCATGGCCTATGATCGCTACGTGGCCATCTGTTTGCCACTTCTATACTCTACACACATGTCTCCCAGGGTCTGTGTCATCTTACTGATTGCTTCCTACCTGGGAGGATGTGTGAATGCTTCATCATTTATCGGATGTTTACTGAGCCTGACGTTCTGTGGACCAAATAAAATCAACCATTTCTTCTGTGACCTGCCACCACTAGTGAAGCTCTCTTGTACCCATGTTTATGTTGCCGAAATATCTCCTGCCATCTCAGCTGGGTCAATAATTGTAATCACACTGTTTATCATAATTGTTTCATATCTATACATCCTCCACTCAATTCTGAAGATGCGCTCTACAGAGGGAAGGTCCAAGGCCTTCTCTACTTGCACTTCCCACCTCACTGCAGTCACTTTGTTTTATGGGACAGTCACATTTGTTTATGTCATACCGAAGTCAAGCTACTCACCTGACCATATCAAAGTGGTATCTGTCTTCTACACAGTGGTGATCCCCATGTTGAACCCTCTGATCTACAGTCTGAGGAACAAAGAGGTGAAAGAGGCCATGAGAAAACTGATGACTAAAATACATCAGTCATTTTGAAACAAATGCAATGTGAATCCAGAAACtgcaaaaaaataatttcaagaacTTTGGATGGGGACTTCtatggtgatccagtggctaagaccccacactcccaatgcaggaggaccTGGTTAGGgaatgatcccacatgctgcaaccaaatatcctgcatgctgcaatgaagatcaaagatcctgcatgctgcaattaagacccagcaaataaataaaaataaatattaaaaaacatacacGATGAGTGTTTATGTTGTCCATTAGTTTTATCATTTTATGTGAAGACCTATCTTAAACATAAAATGCCCAAATATTGATTAATGCCAATTTTAACTTATAATTTTCTAGATTCACAGAGTACAGCATTTTTGTGAAAATCTGCTAGGTTCAAATGAAATGTGTGTATTTCAGGATGAGGATATCTAGAgaatatatttttacttcttctcttctctgttcaTTATTTAGAGAGTTTGACTagaggatgtttttttttttcttctgttaaattaTACAGTTTAAAAAGTCATCTTATAAATTAACATCTCAAAAGGCATCATATACGCAACTAGAAATGCAACTGATGGTGGTGTGGGCAGTGCAGGTTACTTTCTATGGAAGACTTGGtttctctcatacagggttattattttctttgggaaTAGTGATGCTGAAGTCTAGAAAAGCTTCATTCCCATCTAATCTAAGCCAGACCAAAAGAATTTGTTCTACACTTTTGCCACCAGAAGACTCAGTCAGATAATAAAGAAATCCTGAAGGCTTAGCCTTTGAGAGTTCCCTTAAGTTTCTCCTACTTTTCAAAGGTTAGTTTGCAAAGCTTGTTTTGCAAAGTTCAGCTTGAACCTTTGCCGACAAGCCTTTGAGTAGTAGGAAAAACTACTGGGGAGTAGTGGGCAGGAATGGGGGTTAAGACATAGTGGAGCTTTCTTTTAGCAAGCTAGTTGGCATTTTCAGAGTATAAAATTACAGATTAAGACCCTCGGCTGATGCAGACATAGAATATACCTGCCATCCCTCTTTGTAATATGTCTCAAGAAGATGTTTATTGCCACTACTTCTGTTACCATTTTTACATTTGGGTTTCTTCTAAATTTCTATTTGTGCAGACAATTTATACTGTCATCAAGAATTGGCTAATGCCTTTTCTTCCCTTCAAAGTGTCTCTGTAAGGCAGACGAGACTATGCACTTGTCCTTAGGTGTGCAATCTGCTCACCTATATAGATGTCATTTCATGAAGGCTTTCTTGAATCCTCTGCTCCTAGTTCATCGAATACATAAATatgatcttcatttctttgagttttttcttgttaCCATATGATCAAATGTTTTTCATATCCTTGTACATTCTAACTCAGATATGAAAGTATCACTTTGACTTATGAATATTAAAGCAATCTAGAATTGCTGAAATAAACCCAACTTTGGTTGcatttttattcatcttattATCATTGGCTTTGATTTCCTAATATTTGGTTTAGGATGTTTGCATCTTTGTTTGTGAGAGAAATTGGCATATCATTTTCCATTCTTGAAATTTACAAGTGgagatatcaaaatataaaaatgatttggaaaggatttctttgttttctgttctcaGAAGAACTTTTTATAGGATCAGTGATATTTATACCTATAATATTTGTAAGACTTCAATGGTGAAGCCATTTGGGCTTTCCAtttttatagaaaacatttttactaTAAGTCTCATTTTcattaatgaataaagaaatatctAGTTCCtcaatttatttatcatttttgatAACATATTCTTCAAAATAGTTTTccaatttatttgtatttcaaacttatattttatttttattttccataagaTATGTAATGTTctattttcaatattgtattttctatacatattattaataaatcTTGCTAgtcttttatcaattttatcagtATTTTCAAAGGATAAAATTTTGATTTGTGCTTTTTGCACTGtacattaattttctatttcataatttatattcaacttttactattttcttctttatttctttgggtttgtataatttaaagttttttatttaaattcttgaGAAGCCTTGAGAAAGACATTTTGATAACAGTTTTCCATCTTTTTTGCAATATACCATGTAAAAAATCAAGAAACTCACTTTAGTGGCTCTGCTAACATCAAAGAAGACTTTAAGTTATAAAGACTTTTGTCTCTAGAAACAAAGAAGATCATTACATAGCGATAAAAAGATCAATTCAACAGgaaaatataacaattgtaaatatatttgcactcaacaggggcttccctggtggctcaggtggtaaaagagtctgcctgcaatgtgggagacccaggtttgatccctgggtcaggaagatcccctggagaaaggaatggctacccactgcagtattcttgcctggagaattccatggacagaggagcctagcagactacagtccatggggtcacaaagagccagatgtgactaagcaactaactctttcactttttatgCACTCAATATCAAAACAcctaaatgaaacaaatattgATAAACCTGAAAGGATAAATTGACAATACAatcatagtatttttaaatagtcCAGTTTCAATAATGTACAGAACACCTGGACAGAAAATTAGTAAAGAAATAACAGATTTGGACAACATTATAGACCaaagaggggcttccttggtggctcagtcggtaaagaatccacctataattcAGGAGGCCTCTTGCAGTGCAGTAGACccgggttcatccctgggtcaggaagatcccctggagaaggaaatgacaacccactccagtgttcttacctgggaaatcccacggacagaggagcctggagggctagagtccatggggtccaaagagtcagacatgacttagcaactaaaccaaccaaccaaacagaCCAAGTGAGCCTAACAGACATACACAGGACTTTTCACCCAATGGCAGAAGGAAACAtattcttctcaagcacacattTCAGGACTGACCACATATGAGATCACAAAATAGTTcttaacaaaattaagaaaattgaaattatactaGTTATATATAAGTATCTTTTCCAACAGCAATGGAATGAAACTTGAAATCAATGACAtcgagaaaaggaaaaaactcacAAATATATGGAAGCTAAATAACACACTCTTGAACAAACACTGAGTCACAgaatatcaaaagaaaatgtataaatatctTGAGATAAATGAAGAGGGAAATGAAACTAATAAAACTGATGATATGCAGCTAATGTAGTACCAAAAGGGAAGCTCATAGTGATAAATGTCtacatttaaaaggaagaaaaatttaaaataaagaactgaaCTTTATATCTCAAgggactagaaaaagaagaaaaaacccagcattagcagaaggaaggaaatagtaaagattacagcagaaacaaatcaaatagagaatagaaaaataattttaaaaatctttaaagttaagactgaattttaaaaaataaaccaagtaGACAGATCTATAGCTGGACTAAGGAAAAAAGAGGgctcaataaataaaatcataagtgaaagaagaaacattaaaGGGATGcctcagaaataaaaaagtatcataagggattaatataaatgtatgtgaACAAATTGGATAACCTAGAAACATGCATAAATCCTAGGAGCAAACAACTATTAAGACTGAATCAAGAATAAATAGAAAGTTAAAATGGAATTATCATATGATTCAACAAtaccacttctggatatatatctgaaGGAAACGAAAACATTATCTCAAAGGAGATACATGTGTTcccatgtttactgcagcattattcaccatATCCAAGACatagaaataacctaagtgtccatcaacatataaatggataaagaaaatgtaatatatatgccACAGTGCACACATACAGTGTAAGACAACTGACAATTGTATTGGTCTATACAAaagaatcaactcaaaatggattaaagacttaaatgtaagacctaaaactgtAAGAATAAAacccctagaagaaaacataggggaaaaaGATTCATGTCATTGGCTTTGGCAGTGATTTCTTTAATACCAAATGGAAAGCacaggcaataaaaataaaaatggacacaTGAGACTGcgtcaaactaaaaagcttctgcacagcatgGAAAtaagagtgaaaagacaactgtagaataggagaaaatgtttgcaaactaTGCATCTGATAAGGAgttgatttccaaaatatgtaAGGAATTAATACAACTCTACAGCATACAAACTAATAACTCGATTCAAAAATGGGCTAAAAACTCGAATAGACTTATCCAAAGAATACATAGAGGTAGCTACCAGGTGTATGAAAAGGTG is a window encoding:
- the LOC102266893 gene encoding olfactory receptor 5P4, which encodes MEIGNHTMVTEFVILGLTDHPTLCSIFFLVFLGIYVATILGNISIITLIHRSPQLHTPMYLFLSHLAFVDIGYSSSVTPIMIVSFLEVRTTIPVAGCIVQLGSDVIFGTAECFLLAAMAYDRYVAICLPLLYSTHMSPRVCVILLIASYLGGCVNASSFIGCLLSLTFCGPNKINHFFCDLPPLVKLSCTHVYVAEISPAISAGSIIVITLFIIIVSYLYILHSILKMRSTEGRSKAFSTCTSHLTAVTLFYGTVTFVYVIPKSSYSPDHIKVVSVFYTVVIPMLNPLIYSLRNKEVKEAMRKLMTKIHQSF